TTTGTCCCGGTCCTCGCCTCGGTGCTCGTCTCTGTGTGCGTCACAGTTTCTGCGTTCATGCTGTTCCTCTCGGTCAATTTTCTCACTCAGTCTTCTCGCTGAGAGCTTCTTATCCGGGATATGTGAGGCGGGATGGCAGGTAGAGGCGGAGCTCAGCTGACCTTGGCCAGGGCCTCCGCCAGCACGCTGGTGGAGCGCGCCGGATGGTAGGGGACGGTGAGGCAGCGGCCGCCCCAGCTCTCCACCAGCTCCGCTTCCGGCAGTCGGGCTCCGCGGTAGTCGCCGCCCTTCACCCAGATGTCAGGGCGGAGGCGGTCAAGCGCGGCTTCCGGGGTGTCCTCGTTGAAAATCATCACGGCATCCACGCTCTCCAGCGCGAGCAACAGTTCCGCCCGGTCCTGCTGATTCATGATGGGGCGCTGCTCACCCTTCAGCCGGCGAACGGAGTCATCAGAGTTCAGGCAGACAATAAGGCAGTCGCCAAGCTCACGCGCGGCGGCCAGGGACCTGACGTGGCCGGCGTGCAGCAGGTCGAAGCAGCCTCCGGTGGCCACCACCATGCCGCCGTTCTCCCGGACACTGCGGGCCAGCAGCAGCGGCTCAGTAGTACGGTGCCTGCGCCGGCCCGGCGGAGGCGGGTCCGCCAATGAGGCGACACCGCCGGCCGCCAGGAAGTCCGCGGCCTCATGAACGGCCAGCAGGGCAGCATCCTCAAGTTCGCGGCCGCCCAGCAGATGAACGGCCAGGCTGGCCGCCAGCCGGTCCCCAGCGCCGCAGGGATCGGCCACCTCAACCCGGGGCGCAGGAACGCGCCGTGGTGCCCGGTCACGTTGCCGCAGCAGGACCGCCCCGTGCTCTCCGGTGGTTACCAGGACGGCGCGGCTGTGCCACTGGTCCAGCAGGATGCCCGCCACTTCACCGGCTCCGTCCGGGGAGTCTCCCCCCACGGACGGAGAGGATGTGCTGCCCGCGGCCTTGTACGCCTCCGAAAGGTTGGGCGTGACTACGGCGACGCCCGGCACGGGACCGGCACCTGCGGGATGTGGGTCCCAGACGATCGGCACCTCATCTGCCAGACCCGCCAGGAGTTCCCTCAACTGAGCATTGGCAGCCAGGCCGCGGCCATAATCGGCGACGATGATGGCTTCGGCCTTCTCCACCGCACGCAGCATCGCGGGCGTGATTTCAGGTACCGGGGTCCGGCCGCAGCCCTGGTCAAACCGGACCACAGGGTGCGAACCGGCCCGGACCCGGGTCTTGACCGGTGTTGGAAAGCTGCTGGGACCCGCCACCAGCCGCACCCCGGCGAGCGCCGCTTCAAGCTGCCGGCCGGCGTCGTCGTCTGCCAGTACCGTCACCAGGGTGACGGGCCAGCCATCCTCGGCCAGCATCCGGGCGACCAGGCCGGCCCCCCCGGCTCGGCGCCTGATGCCCGACACGTCGACCACGGGCACCGGAGCATCCGGGCTCAGCCGCGTGGCCTCACCCGAGAGATCCACATCCAGGAGGACATCGCCCACCACAACAATCCTCATGGCCGGCCATCCCATTCACTTGCGGACGTCCCCGCGCTACTCCGGGCGACCTCGAGGTCGAAGGCCCGGCATATGCTGTGCAGGGCAATCAGGTGACCCTCCTGCGCGTTGGCATTGACGGCGTCGATCATCACCGCCTCGTCACAGGCCGCGGCCAGCGGGTTGGGCCCCGGGCCGGTCAGCGCCCAGGTGGTGATGTTGAGCCGGGAGGCTGCATCCACTGCCTTCAACAGGTTGGGGCTTTTGCCGCTTGTGGACAGCAGGACCAGCACGTCGCCGGACCGGCCGTGGGCACGGACCTGGCGGGCGAACAACTCGTCATAGCCATAGTCATTCGCAATGGCCGTCACGGCCGAGGTTTCCGCATGCAGCGAAATCGCGGAAAACGGCATGCGTTCGCCGTCGAACCGTCCCACCAGTTCAGCGGTCAGGTGCTGGGCCTCGGCCGCCGATCCGCCGTTGCCGGCGGCCAGGAGCCGTTGCCCCCGGAGCAGCCGCTGCGCAAGCTCGACTCCCCAGGCCGCGAGCGTGCCGGACTGGCTGCGGAGCGATTCAAGTGCAGGAAGGACATTGTCAAGGTGCACGCTCACGGCATGTGCAGCCGCGGGATCCAGGAATCCGCGCCTGTCATGGGCTGAAGGCTGCGCCGACGGAAGGGCGGAAGGAAGCGCCGAAACACGGGCCGAGGGAAGGTCAACCGCGTGGAGTTCAGCCTCTCGGAGGGACCATTCAGCAGTCATAGCGCAGCTCCTTCCATGGGGATCCTGCCGGCCGAGATTCCTGCAACCGCAAGCTGGTACGCCTTTTCAGTTTCGGCAGCCACCCGGTCCCATGAATACCGTGAGCTCGCCCGCCGCTGCCCGGCCGCGCCCAGCTCCGCCCGCAGGGCAGGATTGCCCAGCAGGAGGGCCAGCGCCGAGGCGATTGCTTCGGGGTCCCGCGGCGGCACGTGCAGCCCGGTTTTGTGGTCCACTACAGTGTCGCGAAGCCCGCCCACCGCGGCGGCCACCACCGGCACGCCGCAAGCCATCGCCTCCAGCGGGACAATGCCAAAAGGCTCGTACCAGGGCGAGCAAACCACAGCATCAGCGCTCCGGAAGATCCCCGGCATGGCGCCGCGCGGCACCTGCCCCTGAAGCGACACCCTGTCCGAAACGCCCAGTTCAGCGGCGAGGTCCAGGAGCCGGCACACTTCCTTGTCCGCGTGCAGGGCGCACGAGTCGCCGCCGCCGCCCACGATGAGGAGTTCGACGTCGTCGAACCCGGCCTCGCTGAGAAGCGGAAGGGCCCGGATCACCAGGTCCACCCCCTTGCGGGGAACGAGCCTGCCCACGGAAAGGATGCGGTAGCTGCGAGGCTTCGCATCCGCGGATCCCTTGGCGGAAAAGAGGCCAAGATCCACACCGCACGGGGCAATCGACACTTTCCCGGTCTTGATGCCCATGGCCTTCAGTTCGAAGACCTCATCAGAGCACGTGGCAATGATCCTGTCTGCGGAGCGGGCCACGCCCGGTTCAAGCCAGCGGCGCTCCGGAGGGCTGGTGTCTTCAAGGCCCTGGTGCCTGCGCTTGACGGTGCCTAGCGCGTGGAAGGTCTGGACGACAGGGACCCGGTAGCCTGCATCTTCCCGTCGTGCCGCATCGAGGGCTGCCAGCCCGGACATCCAGAAGTGGCCGTGGACCACATCCGGTGGCCGGTGGCCCCAGTCCCGGGCGATGCCGTCCGCC
Above is a window of Arthrobacter pascens DNA encoding:
- a CDS encoding PfkB family carbohydrate kinase, with product MRIVVVGDVLLDVDLSGEATRLSPDAPVPVVDVSGIRRRAGGAGLVARMLAEDGWPVTLVTVLADDDAGRQLEAALAGVRLVAGPSSFPTPVKTRVRAGSHPVVRFDQGCGRTPVPEITPAMLRAVEKAEAIIVADYGRGLAANAQLRELLAGLADEVPIVWDPHPAGAGPVPGVAVVTPNLSEAYKAAGSTSSPSVGGDSPDGAGEVAGILLDQWHSRAVLVTTGEHGAVLLRQRDRAPRRVPAPRVEVADPCGAGDRLAASLAVHLLGGRELEDAALLAVHEAADFLAAGGVASLADPPPPGRRRHRTTEPLLLARSVRENGGMVVATGGCFDLLHAGHVRSLAAARELGDCLIVCLNSDDSVRRLKGEQRPIMNQQDRAELLLALESVDAVMIFNEDTPEAALDRLRPDIWVKGGDYRGARLPEAELVESWGGRCLTVPYHPARSTSVLAEALAKVS
- a CDS encoding D-sedoheptulose-7-phosphate isomerase → MTAEWSLREAELHAVDLPSARVSALPSALPSAQPSAHDRRGFLDPAAAHAVSVHLDNVLPALESLRSQSGTLAAWGVELAQRLLRGQRLLAAGNGGSAAEAQHLTAELVGRFDGERMPFSAISLHAETSAVTAIANDYGYDELFARQVRAHGRSGDVLVLLSTSGKSPNLLKAVDAASRLNITTWALTGPGPNPLAAACDEAVMIDAVNANAQEGHLIALHSICRAFDLEVARSSAGTSASEWDGRP
- a CDS encoding glycosyltransferase; this encodes MKISMVSEHASPLAALGGVDAGGQNVHVAALSEALAKRGHNVTVYTRRDATELPYRVKVGRRLDVVHVEAGPARHIPKDELLPFMGELADGIARDWGHRPPDVVHGHFWMSGLAALDAARREDAGYRVPVVQTFHALGTVKRRHQGLEDTSPPERRWLEPGVARSADRIIATCSDEVFELKAMGIKTGKVSIAPCGVDLGLFSAKGSADAKPRSYRILSVGRLVPRKGVDLVIRALPLLSEAGFDDVELLIVGGGGDSCALHADKEVCRLLDLAAELGVSDRVSLQGQVPRGAMPGIFRSADAVVCSPWYEPFGIVPLEAMACGVPVVAAAVGGLRDTVVDHKTGLHVPPRDPEAIASALALLLGNPALRAELGAAGQRRASSRYSWDRVAAETEKAYQLAVAGISAGRIPMEGAAL